The following are from one region of the Mustela lutreola isolate mMusLut2 chromosome 7, mMusLut2.pri, whole genome shotgun sequence genome:
- the EID1 gene encoding EP300-interacting inhibitor of differentiation 1, translating to MSEMNELSELYEESNDLQMDVMPGEGDLPQMEVGSGNREPSPNPSRIGAPPQLEEEGPMEEEAAQPMAEPQGGRSLAQRPSPGEQPGQLAGPDFESEDEGEEFDDWEDDYDYPEEEQLSGAGYRVSAALEEANKMFLRTSRAREAALDGGFQMHYEKTPFDQLAFIEELFSLMVVNRLTEELGCDEIIDRE from the coding sequence ATGTCGGAAATGAACGAGCTGTCCGAGCTGTATGAAGAGAGCAACGACCTGCAGATGGACGTGATGCCCGGCGAGGGTGACCTTCCGCAGATGGAGGTAGGCAGCGGGAACCGGGAGCCGTCCCCGAACCCCTCCCGCATCGGGGCCCCGCCACAGCTCGAGGAGGAAGGCCCCATGGAGGAGGAGGCGGCCCAGCCAATGGCGGAACCCCAGGGGGGACGAAGCCTGGCTCAGCggcccagccctggggagcagccAGGCCAGCTCGCGGGCCCTGACTTCGAGAGCGAGGACGAGGGCGAGGAATTTGATGACTGGGAGGACGACTATGATTATCCCGAAGAGGAGCAGCTGAGCGGCGCAGGCTACAGAGTATCCGCAGCCCTGGAAGAAGCCAACAAGATGTTTCTGAGAACAtccagagcaagggaagcagcccTGGATGGCGGGTTTCAAATGCATTATGAGAAGACCCCGTTTGATCAGTTGGCTTTTATCGAAGAGCTTTTTTCCCTTATGGTTGTCAATCGCCTGACCGAAGAACTCGGCTGTGATGAGATTATTGATAGAGAGTAA